A part of Streptococcus porcinus genomic DNA contains:
- the ccpA gene encoding catabolite control protein A yields MNTDDTITIYDVAREAGVSMATVSRVVNGNKNVKENTRKKVLEVIDRLDYRPNAVARGLASKKTTTVGVVIPNIANAYFSILAKGIDDIAAMYKYNIVLASSDEDDDKEVNVVNTLFAKQVDGIIFMGHHLTEKIRAEFSRSRTPIVLAGTVDLEHQLPSVNIDYKAAVSEVVDILAEKHQNIAFVSGPLIDEINGKVRLSGYKEGLKQNKLDYKEGLVFEANYSYKDGFELAQRVINSGATAAYVGEDELAAGLLNGLFAAGKSVPEDFEIITSNDSPVVEYTRPNLSSISQPVYDLGAVSMRMLTKIMNKEDLEEKEILLNHGIKRRGTTK; encoded by the coding sequence ATGAACACAGATGATACTATCACGATTTACGATGTTGCTCGTGAAGCTGGTGTTTCAATGGCAACTGTTAGCCGTGTTGTGAATGGAAATAAAAATGTTAAAGAAAATACACGTAAGAAAGTATTAGAAGTTATTGATCGTTTGGATTATCGACCTAATGCAGTCGCTCGTGGTCTGGCAAGTAAAAAAACGACAACAGTTGGAGTTGTTATTCCTAATATTGCTAACGCCTACTTTTCAATCCTTGCTAAGGGAATTGACGATATTGCAGCAATGTACAAATATAATATCGTTTTAGCTTCAAGTGATGAAGACGACGATAAAGAAGTAAATGTTGTTAATACTTTGTTTGCTAAGCAAGTTGATGGGATTATTTTTATGGGGCATCATTTAACTGAGAAAATTCGTGCAGAATTTTCACGGTCCAGAACTCCAATTGTATTAGCTGGAACGGTTGATTTAGAACATCAATTGCCAAGTGTTAATATTGATTATAAAGCAGCTGTTTCTGAGGTGGTTGATATTTTAGCAGAAAAACATCAAAACATCGCTTTTGTATCAGGGCCATTAATTGATGAAATTAATGGTAAAGTAAGATTGTCTGGTTATAAAGAAGGCTTGAAGCAAAATAAATTGGACTATAAAGAAGGTCTTGTTTTTGAAGCTAACTACTCTTATAAAGATGGTTTTGAGTTAGCGCAACGCGTTATCAACTCTGGGGCAACAGCTGCCTATGTAGGGGAAGATGAACTAGCAGCGGGCTTATTAAACGGTCTCTTTGCAGCAGGTAAGAGTGTGCCAGAAGACTTTGAAATTATTACAAGTAATGACTCACCAGTAGTAGAATATACTCGTCCAAACTTAAGTTCAATTAGTCAACCTGTGTATGATTTAGGTGCTGTAAGCATGCGTATGTTAACTAAAATCATGAATAAAGAAGATTTAGAAGAAAAGGAAATTTTGTTAAATCATGGCATTAAACGTCGTGGCACAACGAAATAA
- a CDS encoding aminopeptidase P family protein, giving the protein MTKITQIQDFLKSQEAQLAIFSDPVTVNYLTGFACDPHERQMFLFIYDQIAPVLFVPALEVARAQKCVSFPVFGYIDSENPWEKITTVLPNTKAKRIYAEFDHLNVSKFQGLQSIFSGHFDNLTPFIQNMRLIKSTDEIEKMMIAGEFADKAVQIGFENISLEATETDIIAQIEFEMKKQGISKMSFETMVLTGDNAANPHGIPGTNKIENNALLLFDLGVETLGYTSDMTRTVAVGKPDQFKIDIYNLCLEAQLTAQEFVKPGVTAAEVDAAARCVIEKAGYGEYFNHRLGHGLGMDVHEFPSIMAGNDLEIKEGMCFSIEPGIYIPGKVGVRIEDCGHVTKEGFQAFTKTTKELQYFEG; this is encoded by the coding sequence ATGACAAAAATTACTCAAATACAAGATTTTTTGAAGTCACAAGAAGCACAGTTAGCAATCTTTTCTGATCCTGTTACAGTTAACTATCTAACTGGTTTTGCTTGTGACCCTCATGAGCGACAAATGTTCCTCTTTATTTATGATCAGATAGCGCCGGTTCTTTTTGTCCCAGCCTTGGAGGTAGCTCGCGCTCAGAAATGCGTTTCCTTCCCTGTTTTTGGCTACATAGATTCTGAAAACCCCTGGGAAAAAATCACAACTGTACTCCCAAATACCAAAGCAAAACGTATCTATGCTGAATTCGACCATCTCAACGTAAGCAAATTCCAAGGATTACAAAGTATATTTAGCGGGCACTTTGATAATTTAACACCCTTTATTCAAAATATGCGTCTGATTAAATCCACTGACGAAATTGAGAAGATGATGATTGCAGGAGAATTTGCTGACAAGGCTGTACAAATTGGTTTTGAAAACATCTCTTTAGAAGCAACCGAAACAGACATTATTGCTCAAATTGAATTTGAAATGAAGAAACAGGGTATCAGTAAGATGAGTTTTGAAACCATGGTCTTAACTGGTGATAATGCAGCAAATCCACACGGTATTCCTGGTACCAATAAAATTGAAAACAATGCCTTACTTCTATTTGATTTAGGTGTTGAAACACTTGGCTACACTAGTGACATGACAAGAACTGTTGCCGTTGGAAAACCAGATCAATTTAAAATTGATATCTACAATCTTTGCTTAGAAGCCCAACTCACAGCCCAAGAATTCGTCAAACCAGGAGTGACTGCCGCAGAAGTTGACGCTGCTGCTCGTTGCGTTATTGAAAAAGCTGGCTACGGAGAATATTTCAACCATCGTTTAGGGCACGGTCTAGGAATGGATGTTCATGAATTTCCGTCTATCATGGCAGGAAATGACTTAGAAATAAAAGAAGGGATGTGCTTCTCTATTGAACCTGGCATCTATATTCCTGGAAAAGTTGGCGTGCGAATCGAAGACTGCGGCCATGTTACCAAAGAAGGTTTCCAAGCCTTTACTAAAACAACAAAAGAATTGCAATACTTTGAAGGTTAA